One window of the Nocardia huaxiensis genome contains the following:
- a CDS encoding NTF2-like N-terminal transpeptidase domain-containing protein has protein sequence MDVWGSRRFRVRGAIALAGVAALAIAMGSCAFRERTNSAESVVERFTNLLDERDYEGAARLTSYPNGASATLKQVFEGLDPGKPDYELTQFINLDGSTGLFSMTGAWDFGEKKNWKYDLQGTVRKLSVGWRISWDPALVMPQLDSTRTAKLVRTYAAPSPKVNDIVGAPLMTEQTINVIKVDPAKTGDLVGTTNALADAIEPVAPLITGATLMQQLSSSQGKPIVAVQLRDGDFNILESRMAVIPGVVMEKQNRLISADRRVWSPMLDALRKVWQDSNDQHSGWGVQLFGQNGAFITQLAGEQGPPGPDIPATMDQRLQRAAEDAVVSVGTPASVVAIQPSSGALVAVAQNSQASAHGSVAFTGLYPVGGMIELFKNLAAVTKNKAPQDVSVNDAAEAATQLGVGIDFTVPGLDETTGRLPNGKNGAENVGNGKAADNLLASPWGMAIAAAAIARGQVPKPMIAIGSPATTEADLPALPGNATDKLRAMLQEGSASPEMVTLNRYRDVSAYGSGGWLIATMGDLAFAIHIDDADSGDATARMAARMLQSLASPDD, from the coding sequence ATGGATGTGTGGGGATCCCGCCGCTTCCGGGTACGGGGCGCAATCGCGCTCGCGGGGGTGGCTGCCCTCGCGATTGCGATGGGGTCGTGTGCGTTCCGAGAACGCACCAATAGTGCTGAATCGGTTGTCGAGCGATTCACCAACCTGCTCGACGAGCGGGACTACGAGGGCGCGGCACGGCTCACGTCCTACCCGAACGGTGCCTCGGCAACCCTGAAGCAAGTCTTCGAAGGACTCGACCCGGGCAAACCCGACTACGAACTCACCCAGTTCATCAACCTCGACGGCAGCACCGGTCTGTTCAGCATGACCGGCGCCTGGGACTTCGGCGAGAAGAAGAACTGGAAATACGACCTGCAGGGCACCGTCCGCAAACTCAGTGTCGGCTGGCGCATCTCGTGGGATCCGGCCCTGGTCATGCCGCAGCTCGACAGCACCCGCACCGCCAAACTGGTGCGCACCTACGCCGCGCCGTCGCCCAAGGTCAACGACATCGTCGGCGCGCCGCTCATGACCGAACAGACCATCAATGTCATCAAGGTCGACCCGGCCAAGACCGGTGACCTGGTCGGCACCACCAACGCCCTCGCCGACGCCATCGAACCCGTCGCCCCGCTCATCACGGGAGCGACGCTCATGCAACAGCTTTCGTCGTCGCAGGGCAAGCCGATCGTGGCCGTGCAGCTGCGCGACGGCGACTTCAACATCCTCGAATCCCGCATGGCCGTCATCCCCGGCGTGGTGATGGAGAAGCAGAACCGGCTCATCTCCGCCGACCGGCGGGTCTGGTCGCCCATGCTCGACGCGCTACGCAAGGTCTGGCAGGACAGCAACGACCAGCACTCCGGTTGGGGCGTCCAGCTGTTCGGGCAGAACGGGGCCTTCATCACCCAGCTCGCCGGCGAACAGGGCCCGCCCGGTCCCGACATTCCCGCCACCATGGATCAGCGGCTGCAACGCGCCGCCGAGGACGCTGTGGTGAGCGTCGGCACGCCCGCCTCCGTCGTGGCCATCCAGCCCTCCAGTGGCGCACTCGTGGCGGTGGCGCAGAACAGCCAGGCCAGCGCGCACGGGTCGGTCGCCTTCACCGGGCTGTACCCGGTCGGCGGCATGATCGAACTGTTCAAGAACCTGGCCGCCGTCACCAAGAACAAAGCGCCGCAGGACGTCTCGGTCAACGACGCGGCCGAGGCCGCCACCCAGCTCGGCGTCGGCATCGACTTCACCGTGCCCGGCCTCGACGAGACCACCGGCCGGCTGCCCAACGGCAAGAACGGCGCGGAGAACGTCGGCAACGGCAAGGCCGCCGACAATCTGCTCGCCAGCCCGTGGGGCATGGCCATCGCGGCCGCCGCCATCGCGCGCGGCCAGGTGCCGAAACCGATGATCGCCATCGGCAGCCCCGCCACCACCGAGGCCGACCTGCCCGCGCTGCCCGGCAATGCCACCGACAAACTGCGCGCCATGCTGCAGGAGGGGTCCGCGTCGCCGGAGATGGTCACGCTCAACCGGTATCGCGATGTCAGCGCCTACGGTTCCGGCGGCTGGCTCATCGCCACCATGGGTGATCTCGCCTTCGCCATCCACATCGACGACGCCGACAGCGGTGACGCCACCGCGCGGATGGCGGCGCGGATGCTGCAGTCCCTGGCCAGCCCGGACGACTAG
- a CDS encoding NAD(P)-dependent oxidoreductase, with translation MSQQQRSVSVIGLGPMGQSMVKAFLKAGVEVTVWNRSADKADAMVELGAKKAATVAEALDANAVTVLSLTHYAAMYSVLEQAADHLNGKVIFNLSSDSPEKARAGATWVRKHGAEFVSGGVMSAGDNIEHPASYIFYSGPRAVFDAHAELLRPLSPQEYLGADDGLAQVFYQGLLTIFHPWLLAFDQATAMISRSGHDIAQFVPFAVRSSEAFPYFMQEFSVANQNGGWATLASLKMMDAGAQHIIDASEEVGVDATFSHTSQALWRKAIAASEEAGRAVSTYELIRGGN, from the coding sequence ATGTCTCAGCAGCAGCGTTCTGTCTCCGTCATCGGCCTCGGCCCGATGGGGCAGTCGATGGTGAAGGCGTTCCTGAAGGCAGGCGTCGAGGTCACCGTGTGGAACCGCAGCGCCGACAAGGCCGATGCGATGGTGGAACTCGGAGCCAAGAAGGCGGCCACCGTCGCCGAGGCACTGGACGCCAATGCGGTGACGGTGCTCAGCCTCACCCACTACGCCGCCATGTACAGCGTGCTGGAGCAGGCCGCCGATCACCTGAACGGCAAGGTGATCTTCAATCTCTCCTCCGATTCGCCGGAGAAGGCGCGGGCCGGAGCCACGTGGGTGCGCAAGCACGGGGCCGAATTCGTTTCCGGCGGAGTCATGTCCGCGGGCGACAATATCGAGCATCCGGCCTCGTACATCTTCTACAGCGGTCCGCGCGCGGTGTTCGACGCGCACGCGGAACTGCTGCGCCCGCTCAGCCCGCAGGAGTACCTGGGCGCGGATGACGGTTTGGCGCAGGTCTTCTACCAGGGGCTGCTCACCATCTTCCACCCCTGGCTGCTGGCCTTCGACCAGGCGACGGCGATGATCAGCCGGTCCGGGCACGATATCGCCCAGTTCGTTCCGTTCGCGGTGCGGTCCAGCGAGGCGTTCCCCTACTTCATGCAGGAGTTCTCGGTCGCCAACCAGAACGGCGGCTGGGCCACCCTCGCCTCCCTGAAGATGATGGACGCCGGTGCGCAGCACATCATCGACGCCAGCGAAGAGGTCGGCGTGGACGCCACCTTCTCGCACACCTCACAGGCGTTGTGGCGCAAGGCCATTGCCGCCAGCGAGGAGGCGGGCCGAGCGGTCTCCACCTACGAGCTGATTCGCGGCGGCAACTGA
- a CDS encoding ABC transporter permease has product MNPTTVAVRAGLRRGLIELRQNFTNGMDLFGQLFWPVGVMVALYLMRNGTFEASGLGLGALALPGVLGMLIAFNGLFGMAQYLAVDREDGTLLRAKATPNGMRGYLIGKIVLTAGTVFAPLVLLLVFGMAVIGGVELNSVSHWLTFIWVLLLGLVASLPLGAVIGSLFESPRSIGFMSFPIMGLVAISGIFYPITSMPGWLQGLGQVFPIYWLGLGMRSAMMPDSAAAVEIAGSWRHLETAAVLGVWAVLGLALAPILLRRMARRESGSNVAARREKAMQRAF; this is encoded by the coding sequence ATGAACCCGACCACCGTCGCCGTACGGGCGGGGCTACGCCGCGGCCTGATCGAACTACGGCAGAATTTCACCAATGGCATGGATCTGTTCGGGCAGCTCTTCTGGCCGGTCGGCGTCATGGTCGCGCTGTATCTCATGCGCAACGGCACCTTCGAGGCGAGCGGGCTGGGACTCGGCGCGCTCGCACTGCCCGGGGTGCTCGGCATGCTGATCGCCTTCAACGGCCTGTTCGGCATGGCGCAGTATCTGGCCGTCGATCGCGAGGACGGAACCCTGTTGCGCGCCAAGGCGACTCCCAACGGCATGCGCGGCTACCTGATCGGCAAGATCGTGCTCACCGCGGGCACGGTGTTCGCGCCGCTGGTGCTGCTGCTGGTGTTCGGCATGGCCGTGATCGGCGGGGTCGAGCTCAACAGCGTGAGCCACTGGCTGACGTTCATCTGGGTGCTGCTGCTGGGTCTGGTGGCGTCGCTCCCGCTGGGCGCGGTGATCGGGTCGCTGTTCGAGAGCCCGCGCAGCATCGGGTTCATGTCGTTCCCCATCATGGGGCTGGTGGCGATCTCCGGCATCTTCTATCCGATCACCTCCATGCCCGGCTGGCTGCAGGGCCTCGGACAGGTGTTCCCCATCTACTGGCTGGGTCTGGGCATGCGCTCGGCCATGATGCCCGACAGCGCGGCGGCGGTGGAGATCGCCGGTTCGTGGCGGCACCTGGAAACCGCCGCGGTGCTGGGCGTGTGGGCGGTGCTGGGGCTGGCGCTGGCGCCGATCCTGTTGCGCCGCATGGCCCGCCGGGAATCGGGCTCGAATGTCGCGGCGCGCCGTGAGAAGGCGATGCAGCGTGCCTTCTGA
- a CDS encoding glycerate kinase, whose protein sequence is MTDARPRLVILAPDKFKGSLTAAQVAGALATGITRAAPATEVRQLPIADGGDGTVDAFLAAGWERVPVNSVGPTLEPVATEYAVQSDTAVIELAAVVGLAKLPGGQPDPLHASTYGLGMVIAHALDHGARHIVLGLGGSASTDGGAGLLQALGLRIFDSNGKELDESAGGAEGLATAARIDRSGLHPAVADTSFTLASDVDNPLLGPSGAAAVYAPQKGATPDQIPILEAALKNWADLVGAEWADEPGAGAAGGTGFGAMAVLGAVERSGIQVVLDLVDFPARIAGADLVVTGEGSMDAQSLNGKAPMGVATAAHRAGIPVVAVVGRLQLSRDQLRDAGFAAAHALSDLEPDPARSMANAAALLERVGEQLV, encoded by the coding sequence ATGACCGACGCGCGCCCCCGGCTGGTGATCCTCGCCCCGGACAAGTTCAAGGGATCGCTCACCGCCGCCCAGGTGGCAGGTGCGCTCGCCACCGGCATCACCCGCGCCGCGCCCGCAACCGAGGTGCGGCAGCTACCCATCGCCGACGGTGGGGACGGAACCGTCGACGCCTTCCTCGCGGCCGGGTGGGAGCGGGTGCCGGTGAATTCGGTCGGGCCGACGCTGGAACCCGTCGCCACGGAGTACGCGGTCCAGAGCGACACCGCCGTCATCGAGCTGGCCGCCGTCGTCGGGCTCGCGAAACTACCTGGCGGACAACCGGATCCGCTGCACGCCAGCACCTACGGATTGGGCATGGTCATCGCCCACGCCCTGGATCACGGTGCACGGCACATCGTCCTCGGCCTCGGCGGCAGCGCCTCCACCGATGGCGGCGCGGGCCTGCTGCAAGCCCTCGGCCTGCGCATATTCGATTCGAATGGCAAAGAACTCGACGAATCGGCGGGTGGTGCGGAAGGACTCGCGACGGCCGCCCGGATCGATCGAAGCGGTCTGCATCCCGCCGTCGCGGACACGAGTTTCACCCTCGCCAGTGATGTGGACAATCCACTGCTCGGACCTTCCGGCGCGGCGGCCGTCTACGCCCCGCAGAAGGGCGCGACGCCGGACCAGATCCCGATTCTCGAAGCCGCACTGAAGAATTGGGCCGACCTCGTCGGAGCCGAATGGGCGGATGAGCCGGGCGCGGGAGCCGCGGGCGGCACCGGATTCGGTGCCATGGCGGTGCTCGGCGCGGTCGAACGCTCCGGCATCCAGGTGGTGCTGGACCTGGTCGACTTCCCGGCGCGGATCGCGGGGGCGGACCTGGTGGTGACCGGCGAAGGGTCCATGGACGCGCAGAGCCTGAACGGCAAGGCCCCCATGGGAGTTGCGACCGCCGCACATCGGGCCGGTATTCCCGTGGTCGCCGTCGTGGGACGCCTGCAGCTGTCCCGAGATCAACTCCGCGATGCGGGATTCGCTGCCGCCCACGCCCTTTCCGATCTCGAACCCGATCCCGCTCGGAGCATGGCGAATGCGGCGGCCCTGCTCGAGCGGGTCGGCGAACAGCTGGTCTAA
- a CDS encoding DUF3054 domain-containing protein, whose translation MKKLVPFAVDVVLVVVFCMLGRSSHDEDVLAGLGRTFWPFGLGLLLGWVIAVAVASGREGASAAKRFDGRAAWPTGVIVWVSTLVGGMLLRAVSGQGVAFSFIIVATAFLGLFLVGWRVAMSILRTR comes from the coding sequence GTGAAGAAACTGGTGCCGTTCGCCGTCGATGTCGTTCTGGTCGTCGTGTTCTGCATGCTCGGCCGCTCCAGTCACGACGAGGACGTGCTCGCGGGCCTCGGCCGCACCTTCTGGCCCTTCGGCCTGGGCCTGCTGCTCGGCTGGGTGATCGCGGTGGCCGTGGCCTCCGGCCGCGAGGGCGCCAGCGCCGCAAAGCGTTTCGACGGCCGCGCGGCCTGGCCGACCGGCGTCATCGTGTGGGTCAGCACTCTGGTCGGCGGCATGCTGCTGCGCGCCGTGTCCGGTCAGGGCGTCGCCTTCAGCTTCATCATCGTGGCAACCGCGTTCCTCGGCCTGTTCCTGGTCGGCTGGCGGGTCGCCATGAGCATTCTGCGTACGCGCTAG
- a CDS encoding winged helix-turn-helix transcriptional regulator, whose translation MESDSGADHDVCGMSVAIDVVGGKWKLHLMWVLGEGPQRFSHIRRLLAGVSEKVLAENLRQLEASGVVHREIYPEVPPRVEYSLTPLGEDLNRALAPLEQWGERNRDQILGRTPVAAAS comes from the coding sequence ATGGAGTCGGACAGTGGTGCGGATCACGATGTGTGCGGCATGTCCGTCGCCATCGACGTGGTCGGCGGCAAATGGAAACTGCATCTGATGTGGGTGCTGGGCGAGGGCCCACAGCGCTTCAGCCACATCCGCCGCCTGCTGGCCGGTGTCAGCGAGAAGGTGCTCGCCGAAAACCTCCGCCAACTGGAAGCCAGCGGCGTGGTCCACCGCGAGATCTACCCCGAAGTCCCACCCCGCGTGGAGTATTCGCTCACCCCCCTGGGCGAGGATCTGAACCGCGCCCTCGCCCCACTGGAGCAGTGGGGCGAACGCAACCGCGACCAGATCCTCGGCCGCACCCCGGTAGCAGCCGCGAGTTAG
- a CDS encoding adenylate/guanylate cyclase domain-containing protein gives MRTRWPLYLASMLAANAFGAVLVWAFIQYGLPVPEGELSATRQTGLVIPAIVFATCGLLSVTASALMLRPVMRWQMRGGPPSRQEQMAALHAPLRQAIVHLALWFLGGGVLAWLIIIRAPELAAAVIVTECMAATIVFGFTYMLGERILRPVAAEALTVGAFDHTLTPGVGTRMAMTWGMGTFAPVIAIVLLCVTQISSRVQFSAQSLAVSILLLCGVVIMQALALSMLTASSISDPIRQLSQAIDRVQEGARDVQVEVFDGSEIGLLQVGFNRMMDEAAKRRELQELFGQHVGEDVARRALEYGTELGGETRFVAVLFVDMVGSTATAAERPPTEVVSLLNEFFRIVVDVIDRHHGLINKFMGDAALAIFGAPLDRPDAPTAALTAARELREALREVPGLDIGIGVSAGLAVAGNIGGANRFEYTVIGDPVNEAARLTELAKERPERVLTSGSALFFADESEQLHWDTGDEVQLRGRRRKTRLAWPKESGDPMDADEVEASSLG, from the coding sequence ATGCGAACCCGCTGGCCGCTGTACCTCGCTTCGATGCTGGCGGCCAATGCGTTCGGCGCTGTCCTGGTGTGGGCGTTCATCCAGTACGGGCTGCCGGTGCCCGAGGGTGAGCTGAGCGCGACGCGGCAGACCGGGCTGGTGATTCCGGCGATCGTCTTCGCGACCTGTGGGCTGTTGAGTGTGACGGCGTCGGCGCTCATGCTGCGCCCGGTCATGCGCTGGCAGATGCGCGGCGGTCCGCCGAGCCGGCAGGAGCAGATGGCCGCACTGCACGCGCCGTTGCGGCAGGCCATCGTGCATCTGGCGCTGTGGTTCCTGGGCGGTGGCGTGCTGGCCTGGTTGATCATCATCCGGGCGCCGGAGCTGGCGGCGGCCGTGATCGTCACCGAATGTATGGCCGCCACCATCGTTTTCGGTTTCACCTACATGCTGGGGGAACGGATTCTGCGGCCGGTCGCGGCCGAGGCGCTGACCGTGGGCGCGTTCGATCACACGCTGACCCCGGGTGTCGGCACCCGCATGGCCATGACGTGGGGGATGGGCACGTTCGCCCCGGTGATCGCCATCGTGCTGCTGTGCGTCACGCAGATTTCCTCGCGCGTGCAGTTCTCGGCGCAGTCGCTGGCGGTGTCGATTCTGCTGCTGTGCGGTGTGGTGATCATGCAGGCGCTGGCGCTGTCCATGCTCACCGCCTCGAGTATCTCGGATCCGATTCGCCAGCTCAGCCAGGCCATCGATCGCGTGCAGGAGGGTGCGCGGGATGTGCAGGTGGAGGTGTTCGACGGGTCGGAGATCGGGCTGCTGCAGGTCGGCTTCAACCGCATGATGGACGAGGCGGCCAAACGCCGGGAACTGCAGGAATTGTTCGGTCAGCACGTCGGCGAGGATGTGGCGCGCCGGGCCCTCGAATACGGCACCGAACTCGGTGGTGAGACCCGGTTCGTGGCGGTGTTGTTCGTGGATATGGTCGGTTCCACCGCGACGGCCGCGGAACGCCCGCCCACCGAGGTGGTGTCGCTGCTCAACGAGTTCTTCCGCATCGTGGTGGATGTGATCGACCGGCACCACGGTCTGATCAACAAATTCATGGGTGATGCCGCATTGGCGATCTTCGGGGCGCCGCTGGATCGCCCGGACGCGCCCACCGCGGCTTTGACGGCGGCCCGGGAACTGCGCGAAGCCCTGCGGGAAGTGCCCGGCCTGGATATCGGAATCGGTGTCTCCGCCGGGCTCGCGGTGGCCGGGAATATCGGTGGCGCAAATCGTTTCGAGTACACGGTGATCGGTGATCCGGTGAACGAGGCGGCGCGGCTCACCGAATTGGCGAAGGAACGGCCCGAGCGGGTGCTCACCTCGGGCAGCGCGCTGTTTTTCGCCGACGAGTCCGAACAGTTGCATTGGGATACCGGCGATGAGGTCCAGTTGCGCGGGCGACGCCGGAAAACCCGCCTGGCCTGGCCGAAGGAAAGCGGCGACCCGATGGATGCAGACGAGGTCGAGGCGAGTTCGTTAGGCTGA
- a CDS encoding helix-turn-helix transcriptional regulator, with translation MPSEVIYNRIAMLRAERGISRRELAEALGVHYQTVGYLERGEYSPSLHLALRIAQYFEVPVEIIFSTAPFPRIGSETA, from the coding sequence GTGCCTTCTGAGGTCATCTACAACCGGATCGCGATGCTGCGCGCCGAGCGCGGCATCTCGCGCCGGGAGCTGGCCGAGGCGCTGGGCGTGCACTATCAGACCGTCGGCTATCTGGAGCGCGGCGAGTACAGCCCGAGCCTGCACCTGGCGTTGCGGATCGCGCAGTACTTCGAGGTGCCGGTGGAGATCATCTTCTCCACCGCGCCTTTCCCGCGCATCGGCTCCGAAACCGCTTGA
- a CDS encoding ABC transporter ATP-binding protein, whose protein sequence is MTVDGGVVLDVDQLRMRYGTRDVLRDVSFQAHRGEVLVLLGPNGAGKTTTIEILEGFRMRSAGRVEVLGTDPAHGSEEWRARVGVVLQSWRDHGKWRVRELLGYLGMFYEPYSTENIRRPWDTDELIAAVGLTEHAGAKIMSLSGGQRRRLDVAIGIVGRPELLFLDEPTAGFDPQARREFHDLVHRLADDERTTIMLTTHDLDEAEKLADRILILAGGRIIADGSADQLSRRISGEAEVKWTRDGQRFVHTTTESTKFVYELFQQHGEEIDELEVRRASLEDTYMTLVQRFESGQGEFDVRTLEEVTR, encoded by the coding sequence ATGACCGTCGACGGCGGCGTCGTACTCGACGTTGATCAACTGCGTATGCGATACGGCACCCGGGACGTTCTGCGGGACGTCAGCTTTCAGGCGCACCGGGGCGAAGTCCTGGTCCTGCTCGGGCCGAACGGGGCGGGCAAGACCACCACCATCGAAATATTGGAAGGCTTCCGGATGCGGTCCGCGGGACGGGTCGAGGTCCTCGGCACGGATCCAGCGCACGGAAGCGAGGAATGGCGGGCGCGGGTCGGGGTGGTGCTGCAGTCGTGGCGCGATCACGGCAAGTGGCGGGTGCGCGAACTGCTCGGCTATCTGGGCATGTTCTACGAGCCGTACTCCACCGAGAACATCCGGCGGCCCTGGGACACAGACGAACTCATCGCGGCGGTGGGGCTCACCGAGCACGCCGGCGCCAAGATCATGTCGCTGTCCGGCGGGCAGCGGCGGCGGCTCGATGTCGCCATCGGCATCGTGGGGCGGCCGGAACTGCTGTTCCTGGACGAGCCGACGGCGGGCTTCGACCCGCAGGCGCGGCGCGAATTCCACGATCTGGTGCACCGGCTCGCCGATGACGAGCGCACCACCATCATGCTCACCACGCACGACCTCGACGAGGCGGAGAAACTGGCCGATCGGATTCTGATCCTGGCCGGCGGCCGCATCATCGCCGACGGCTCCGCCGATCAACTGTCCCGCCGCATCTCCGGTGAAGCCGAGGTGAAGTGGACCCGCGACGGACAACGATTCGTGCACACCACCACCGAGTCCACCAAGTTCGTCTACGAACTGTTCCAGCAGCACGGCGAGGAGATCGACGAACTCGAGGTGCGCCGCGCCTCGCTGGAGGACACCTACATGACCCTCGTGCAGCGCTTCGAATCCGGACAGGGCGAATTCGACGTGCGCACCCTCGAGGAGGTGACCCGATGA
- a CDS encoding GNAT family N-acetyltransferase, whose protein sequence is MPSETIEVRKNSALDRFELYVDGYLAGVASYQDTASERAFVHTEIYPQHEGLGYGRKLVQGALDQTRSEGLGILPMCPMVHHFVESRPDYLALVPQWSRGRLGLPQA, encoded by the coding sequence ATGCCGAGTGAAACGATTGAGGTCCGCAAGAACTCCGCTCTCGATCGCTTCGAGCTGTATGTGGACGGCTATCTGGCGGGGGTGGCCTCGTACCAGGACACGGCCAGTGAGCGGGCGTTCGTGCACACCGAGATCTACCCGCAGCACGAGGGTCTCGGGTACGGCCGCAAGCTCGTGCAGGGTGCGCTCGACCAGACTCGCTCCGAGGGGCTGGGGATTCTGCCGATGTGCCCGATGGTGCATCACTTCGTGGAGTCGCGGCCGGATTACCTTGCGCTGGTGCCACAGTGGTCGAGAGGGCGGCTCGGACTACCCCAGGCGTGA
- a CDS encoding lysylphosphatidylglycerol synthase transmembrane domain-containing protein encodes MKAHRDLAGEPAPPAENSRRGRFWWAKWVLGVALLALLIGEGAYLYPRLHDSWKNLTEIHWGWVVACIVMQAISMSGYGRIQKQLLHAGGVAVSQRKSVSVVYGSTGMALTLPAGQVFSTAFTYRQTRRWGASPIVASWQLVMSGVVAAAGLALLGVFGAMLAGDRIGPVKVVLSLGAVALLVWAGNYVSAHPGAIEGALRRILRLVNRIRHRPVDDGMDKVAEVLDQLESVDLGKRDGAWVALWAIVHRLADVACLGAACYAVGADPRLTGLMLAFAAGKAVGTIPFAPGGIVYVDATLWASLATFAGLPFSQAVAAAFVYRLVSFILVAIVGWIVFLFLYRKPQADDAEYEKEFEELRTAPPLSDTRRPNPPAAQDNPGPSPAV; translated from the coding sequence GTGAAGGCCCATCGCGACCTGGCCGGCGAACCCGCGCCGCCTGCGGAGAACTCGCGCCGTGGCAGATTCTGGTGGGCCAAATGGGTTCTCGGTGTCGCACTGCTCGCTCTGTTGATCGGGGAGGGCGCGTATCTCTATCCGCGCCTGCACGATTCTTGGAAGAACCTGACGGAAATCCATTGGGGATGGGTGGTCGCGTGCATCGTCATGCAGGCGATTTCCATGAGCGGTTACGGCCGTATTCAGAAACAGCTGCTGCACGCCGGGGGCGTGGCTGTGAGTCAGCGGAAATCGGTGTCGGTGGTGTACGGCTCGACCGGAATGGCTTTGACGCTGCCGGCCGGGCAGGTGTTCTCCACGGCGTTCACCTACCGGCAGACGCGGCGCTGGGGTGCGAGTCCGATCGTGGCGTCCTGGCAGCTGGTCATGTCGGGGGTGGTGGCGGCGGCCGGGTTGGCGCTGCTGGGCGTGTTCGGCGCGATGCTGGCCGGGGACCGGATCGGTCCGGTGAAGGTGGTGCTGTCGCTGGGCGCGGTGGCGCTGCTGGTGTGGGCGGGCAACTACGTGTCCGCGCATCCGGGCGCCATCGAGGGGGCGTTGCGGCGAATTCTGCGGCTGGTCAACAGGATTCGGCATCGGCCGGTCGATGACGGCATGGACAAGGTGGCCGAGGTCCTGGACCAGCTGGAGTCCGTGGATCTCGGTAAGCGCGATGGCGCGTGGGTGGCGCTGTGGGCGATCGTGCACCGGCTCGCGGATGTCGCGTGCCTGGGCGCGGCCTGCTACGCGGTGGGCGCGGACCCGCGGCTGACCGGGCTCATGCTGGCGTTCGCGGCCGGAAAAGCGGTGGGCACCATACCTTTCGCGCCCGGCGGCATCGTCTACGTGGATGCCACGCTGTGGGCGAGCCTGGCGACCTTCGCGGGCCTGCCGTTCTCGCAGGCGGTGGCGGCCGCGTTCGTGTACCGCCTGGTGAGCTTCATTCTGGTGGCGATCGTCGGCTGGATCGTCTTCCTGTTCCTGTACCGCAAACCGCAGGCCGACGACGCCGAGTACGAGAAGGAGTTCGAGGAGCTCCGCACCGCTCCCCCGCTGTCGGACACCCGTCGCCCCAATCCGCCCGCCGCCCAGGACAACCCCGGCCCGTCACCCGCGGTCTGA
- the aroQ gene encoding type II 3-dehydroquinate dehydratase gives MTGPILVLNGPNLNMLGTRQPEVYGADTLDDVVELCRKTAARFGREVEDFQSNHEGALIDRIHAARGVNSAIVINPGGLTHTSVALRDALVIPEVPIVEVHISNVHAREEFRHHSFVSPIATAVIAGMGIQGYAAAVEFLCTR, from the coding sequence ATGACCGGTCCGATCCTCGTGCTCAACGGCCCGAACCTGAACATGCTCGGCACCCGCCAGCCCGAGGTCTACGGCGCGGACACCCTGGACGACGTGGTCGAACTGTGCCGCAAGACCGCGGCCCGGTTCGGCCGCGAGGTCGAGGACTTCCAGTCGAATCACGAAGGCGCCCTGATCGACCGCATCCACGCGGCCCGCGGCGTGAACTCCGCGATCGTCATCAACCCGGGCGGCCTCACCCACACCTCGGTGGCGCTACGCGACGCGCTGGTGATCCCGGAGGTCCCGATCGTCGAGGTGCACATCAGCAATGTGCACGCCCGCGAGGAGTTCCGGCACCACTCGTTCGTCTCGCCGATCGCGACCGCGGTCATCGCCGGCATGGGCATCCAGGGCTACGCGGCGGCGGTCGAATTCCTCTGCACCCGCTGA